TTCCAGAGGAAGGCATCTTACGGGTCCGGATTCGCGTCGGTGCAAGCGAACGCCAGCCTGGGCAGTCGGCAAACCTCAGATTGGTTTTCGGCTTTCAAAGCAACAATGAGGGAAGAGGGTCCGTCATCGTCAGCGAGCGGGACGTTGAAGTGACCGCTTCCACCAAGGATCCGAAGTTTGTCACCTTTGATGTTCCGCTCGCTGGGCTGCCGCGAAACCCCTTCCGAAAAACGCACGAAATCGGAAGCTTTCCCAACTGCACGGAGTATCTCGAAATCCACAACATTTCCTCGACTGGAAAAGGAGGAAAGAATCCGCCGGTAAATCTAGAAATCGACTACGTCGAAGTGGAAGCCGGGCTCTACGAGACATGGCCGCCAAAATCCCACACCGCCATCTTCTTCGATAGCCCAAATCGGAAGGATGAAAACGCGTATGTCCGGGAGATTCTGAAGCGCTTCATGACGCGGGCGTGGCGACGTCCAATTACAGATAGCGACATCGCGGCCTACCACCAGCTCTTCAGAAAATATCGCCCTGGCTTCTCCACTTTCCAAGAAACCGTGATAGAGGTCCTCGCCACCGTGTTGGCCTCACCCGAGTTCCTTTATCTCGTTCAAACCGAATCCCCCAAACCTTCTCAGACTCGGACAGTCAGCGACCTGGAGCTGGCCAATCGTCTCTCCTTCTTTCTCTGGTCCAGCATTCCGGACGCCCAGCTCCTCGACCTCGCCTTTTCTGGCAAACTCAAATCGCCGAAGACTCTGGATTCCCAAATCCAGCGCATGTTGGCTGATCCCAAATCAAAGCGATTCACCCGGCACTTTGTCCAACAGTGGCTGGGCCTTGAGGCCTTGGACAACGTCGTCGTCGATCCATTGAAGTTCCCGATCTACGACGAAGCGTTCCAGAAGAACCTCATCGCGGAGCCGCATGCCTTCTTCGACCACGTCCTGCGTAACAATCGCAGCATTGTGGATTTCCTCCAATCGGACTACCTCGTCATCAACGAACCCCTGGCGCAACACTACGGAATCCCCGGCGTGACCGGGCAGGAATTTCGGAAAGTCCCCATTGATGCCCGAGTCAACCGCGGCGGCCTTCTCACCACTGCGGCCGTCCTCACCATGACTTCCACCGGGGTGGATTCCAATCCGCTCAAACGCGGCGTTTGGCTCCTGGAAAGAATGCTCCACGACCCGCCACCACCGCCGCCGCCCAATGTTCCCCAGGTGGATCTCACCGACCCCCGGATTCTCAAAATGACCCCGAAGGAGCGGATGGCCGACCATCGCAACAATGCCGCCTGCCGGTCCTGTCACGCCAAGATCGATCCCTGGGGGATTTCGTTGGAAAACTTCGATGCCATCGGGCGCTTCCGCACCACCATCAATGACAAGCCGGTTGATGCCACCGCCGTCCTCTACAACAACAAAGCACTGGAAGGAGTGACGGGATTAAAAAGCTACCTCATGGCCGACCGGCAGGATCAATTCAGAAAAGCGATGGTCCACAAATTGAGCACCTACGCTCTAGGCCGCCCGATGTCGTTTGCCGACCGCAGTGAGCTAGATAGAATAGCAGCAGAACTCAAAAAACGTGGAAACGGTCTGAAGGACCTCGTTTCCATCATTATTCACAGCCGTTTGTTCCGTGAAAAGGTCGTGGGGGGAAAAGAACATGAGAAATAATCGAGTCGTGATGAAACGACGAACCTTCCTTAAAGGTGCTGGTATTGACCTCGCGCTGCCATGGATGGAGACCTTCGCCGCCAAGGGTGAGTCACAGGATAAGCTGGCCCGCTTTGTGAGCATCTACCATCCGGACGGAGTGGGCCTGCCCCGGCAGGATGACCCGGCTTGGAAGGACTGGAGCTGGTTCCCGCAGGGAGGCGAACGCGACTTCCGCCTCACCAAGGTCCTCGATGTCCTCGAACCGCTACGCAACGACATCACGATCTACTCCGGCCTCTCCCATCCCGCTTCGCGCAAAGTCCACGGTCACTCCAATGCGGACCAATACCTCACGGGTGCCGCCACCGGAAGCGAGGGGCCGTATAAAAACACGATCTCACTCGACCAAGTCATCGCCGAAGAGTTTGGCCGCCACACGCGCCACTCTTCGC
The Armatimonas rosea genome window above contains:
- a CDS encoding DUF1592 domain-containing protein, which produces MPHHFRTKLATTLTLVGLAGSFIPVGTAEPMPKAKRDDYQKFVAPLLAKSCIACHGPKKSNAGLRIDQLDPNLLTGRDVDRWIEIYDVLSKREMPPAGEPNYHLKDEDRARIIEWLGKEMQKVSQTRRNAGGHGSFRRMANYEYNHALQDLLDLNLQFTEALPPENTSEDGFKNSSKYLQMSATQLETYREIAIEALQKATVEGDRPQVVTWQIPMQEVLDKAAALKQKPIPPKNSANAKDIRYTHVLNKDTGEGFSYNWAYYVILDGEARQGIWNLKPDKTTSAIPPVSNVVAVLPPSRQFHLDLGNSVPEEGILRVRIRVGASERQPGQSANLRLVFGFQSNNEGRGSVIVSERDVEVTASTKDPKFVTFDVPLAGLPRNPFRKTHEIGSFPNCTEYLEIHNISSTGKGGKNPPVNLEIDYVEVEAGLYETWPPKSHTAIFFDSPNRKDENAYVREILKRFMTRAWRRPITDSDIAAYHQLFRKYRPGFSTFQETVIEVLATVLASPEFLYLVQTESPKPSQTRTVSDLELANRLSFFLWSSIPDAQLLDLAFSGKLKSPKTLDSQIQRMLADPKSKRFTRHFVQQWLGLEALDNVVVDPLKFPIYDEAFQKNLIAEPHAFFDHVLRNNRSIVDFLQSDYLVINEPLAQHYGIPGVTGQEFRKVPIDARVNRGGLLTTAAVLTMTSTGVDSNPLKRGVWLLERMLHDPPPPPPPNVPQVDLTDPRILKMTPKERMADHRNNAACRSCHAKIDPWGISLENFDAIGRFRTTINDKPVDATAVLYNNKALEGVTGLKSYLMADRQDQFRKAMVHKLSTYALGRPMSFADRSELDRIAAELKKRGNGLKDLVSIIIHSRLFREKVVGGKEHEK